TTCGCCGCGCAGTTCGCGCGCGCGCGCGTCGACGTGGCCGCGAGCCCGCGGCTGAACACGACGCTCTTCGCGCAGTGGGACAACGAGTCCGAGCGCGTGGCGCTCAACGCGCGCGTGCGGTGGACGTCGTCGCCGGGGAGCGACGCGTACCTCGTGTGGAACAGCGCGTGGCCGTCGGACCTGCCGGGCGGGCTGTCGGGCGTGCCGTGGCGGCGGCCCACGGGCGGCGCGCTGGTCGCGAAGTACGTGCGCTACCTGCGCTTGTGAGGCAGCTGGCTCGGGAGATGCCTGAGCGGGATGCGGGCGCCCGGGCGCCCGGACCCTCACCGGAGCACGCTGCCATGCTGCTGACCATCGCGATCGTCCTCTTCGTCCTGTGGGCGCTCGGCTTCCTGGTCTTCCACGTCGCCGTCGGCGCCATCCACCTCGTGCTCGCCCTCGCGGTGCTGGCGATCATCGCGCACTTCGTCCGGCGCCGCGCACCGCGATCGACGACGCTCTGAGCCGGCCGCTGGTTACTCCAGCGGCGTCGAGGGCGGCGTCGTCGGATGGCCGTCGCGCACGCGGGCGACGCGCACCGCCTCCACCCGTCGACCGTCCATGGCGACGACCTCGAAGTGGTGGCCGTCCCACTCGAACTGCTCGGCGGGGCGCGGCAGCCGGCCGAGGCGGGCCATCACGAAGCCGCCGACGGTCTGGTAGCCGGGGCGCTCCTCCTCCGCGAGGGCGATGTCGAGTGCCCCCTCGACGTCGGCGATCGGCGTCTGGCCGTCGATGAGCCAGCTCCCGTCGTCCCGCCGGACGATCAGCGCACCGCCTTCCTCCTCCTGCTCGTGCGGGAAGTCGCCGATCAGGTCCTGCAGCACGTCGTCGAGCGTCACCACGCCCGCGACGCCGCCGAACTCGTCGAGCACCACGGCCGCGTGCTGCCGCGCGCGCCGGAGCGCGTCGAGCAGCCGGAACGCCGGCATCGACTCCGGCACGAAGAGCGGCGCCTGCGCCAGCGACTCCAGCGCCGCGCTGTCGAGCGCGGCACCGGTCACGCAGCGCGCGAGCAGGTCCTCGGCACGCACGAAGCCGACGACGTGGTCGACGTCCTCCCGGCAGACGAGCAGCAGCGAGCGCCGGCCGAGCGCCAGCTCCGCGCGGAGCCCCGCCGCGCCCTCGCCGACGTCGATCCAGTCCACGTCGGGACGCGGCGTCATGAGCGCGCTCACCTGCCGGTCGCCGAGTCGGAAGACGCGCTCCACCACCTCGTGCTCCTCGCGCTGCAGGACGCCGCTCTCCGCGCCCTGCTCGACGAGCGCGCGGATCTCCTCCTCGGTGACGTTGGCGTCCGTGTGCGCGCGGACGCCGAGCAGGCGGAGCATCAGGTTGGTCGACCCGGTCAGCAGCTTGACGAGCGGGGAGACCACGCGCGAGAGCATGCGCATCGGCCGCGCGATGACCGAGGCGATGCGCTCCGGCGCCGTGAGCGCCACGCGCTTCGGCACCAGCTCGCCGATGATCAGCGACAGGTACGTGATCGCCCCGACCACGATCGTGAGGCCCAGCGCGTCCGCGTACGGCGCCAGCGTGGCCGACGCGCGGAAGCCGTCCGCCAGCTGCTCGGCGATGCTCGCGCCGCCGAACGCGCCCGCCAGGACGCCGATGAGCGTGATCCCGACCTGCACGGTCGAGAGGAACTGGGTCGGCTCGTGCGCCAGCTCGAGTGCCGCCCTCGCGCCCCTGTCGCCGGCCTCCGCGCGCTGCTCGAGGCGGATCTTCCGCGCGGTCATGACGGCGAGCTCCGACATCGCGAACACGCCGTTGAGCACGAGGAGCAGCAGGATGATGGCGACTTCTGACGCGATGCCGGACATGCAGGGGCGCAGCTGAGGGACGGAGCCGTCCGCGGTCGGACGGAGGCGGTACGCGCCGCCGCTTCAAGCTATCCACGGCGACGGCCGGGCTCCCGCGCCCGTGGCGACCTCCGGCGCGCCGGCGTATGCTCCCGCGCGCGCCGGCGGCGCGACGACCCGTCGCGTCCGCCGCGCGCACGACCTCCACGGGAGAGATGGTGATGCGCACGACGCTCGGAGTGACGGCGGTGGTGGCGGCGGTCGGGATCGGCTTCGCGGCGGGGCGCGTCCGCCCCGCGCTGGCGGTCGACGAGCATGCGGGGCACGAGATCGGGGCGTCGGTCACGCCCGTGCGCGAGTCCGTGCGCGAGACCCAGCCGGCCGCCGGCATCCCCGCGTCGGGCGCGACCGCCGCGGACCGCATCGCGCGCTCGCCGCGCCACGGCGAGTGGGTCGCGATTCGGGTCAACGCGACGGACAGCGTGATGGCCTGGGTGGTCTACCCGGAGCGGCGCGACAGGGCGCCGGTCGTCATCGCGATCCACGAGAACACGGGCATCAACACGTGGACGCGGTCGGTCGCCGATCAGCTCGCGGCCGACGGCTTCATCGCCATCGCGCCGGACCTGACGACGATGTTCCGCACGGACGACCTGAAGGCGGATCCCGCGCCCGACGCGGGTCGCGCCGCGATCGGCAAGGTCACGCCCGCGATCGGCAACGCGATCCTCGACGCCGTCGCGAAATACGGCATGGCGCTCCCCGCCGCGCTCCCGAAGTACGGCATCGTCGGGTTCTGCTGGGGCGGCGGGCGCTCCTTCCTGCACGCGACGCACGCGCCCGGCCTCGGCGCGTCGGTCGTCTATTACGGGTCGCCGCCGTCGGCCGACGCGATGGCGGCGATCAAGGCCCCGGTGCTCGGCCTCTACGGCGGCAACGACGCGCGCATCAACGCGACGATCCCGGCCACCGACTCGGCGATGAAGGCGCTCGGGAAGTCGTACGCGTACCAGATCTTCGACGGCGCGGGCCACGGGTTCCTGCGCGCGCAGGACTCCAACCCGGCGAACGCCGCCGCGGCGCAGCAGGCGTGGCCGCGCACCATCGCGTTCCTGAAGGCGCAGCTGGGGAAGTGATGGAGTGACGACGGGCGGCGTCGTGTCGACGCCGCCCGTCATGCCCCGTCACACGATCACCCGTGCGCCGCGTGCGCGCCGGGATTGCCGGTAGTCGGGCAGCGCACGGCCGGGTTGAACGGGGCGAACGTGCCGGCGGC
This is a stretch of genomic DNA from Roseisolibacter agri. It encodes these proteins:
- a CDS encoding lmo0937 family membrane protein, translating into MLLTIAIVLFVLWALGFLVFHVAVGAIHLVLALAVLAIIAHFVRRRAPRSTTL
- a CDS encoding hemolysin family protein; translated protein: MSGIASEVAIILLLLVLNGVFAMSELAVMTARKIRLEQRAEAGDRGARAALELAHEPTQFLSTVQVGITLIGVLAGAFGGASIAEQLADGFRASATLAPYADALGLTIVVGAITYLSLIIGELVPKRVALTAPERIASVIARPMRMLSRVVSPLVKLLTGSTNLMLRLLGVRAHTDANVTEEEIRALVEQGAESGVLQREEHEVVERVFRLGDRQVSALMTPRPDVDWIDVGEGAAGLRAELALGRRSLLLVCREDVDHVVGFVRAEDLLARCVTGAALDSAALESLAQAPLFVPESMPAFRLLDALRRARQHAAVVLDEFGGVAGVVTLDDVLQDLIGDFPHEQEEEGGALIVRRDDGSWLIDGQTPIADVEGALDIALAEEERPGYQTVGGFVMARLGRLPRPAEQFEWDGHHFEVVAMDGRRVEAVRVARVRDGHPTTPPSTPLE
- a CDS encoding dienelactone hydrolase family protein; this translates as MRTTLGVTAVVAAVGIGFAAGRVRPALAVDEHAGHEIGASVTPVRESVRETQPAAGIPASGATAADRIARSPRHGEWVAIRVNATDSVMAWVVYPERRDRAPVVIAIHENTGINTWTRSVADQLAADGFIAIAPDLTTMFRTDDLKADPAPDAGRAAIGKVTPAIGNAILDAVAKYGMALPAALPKYGIVGFCWGGGRSFLHATHAPGLGASVVYYGSPPSADAMAAIKAPVLGLYGGNDARINATIPATDSAMKALGKSYAYQIFDGAGHGFLRAQDSNPANAAAAQQAWPRTIAFLKAQLGK